TTCAGCGCGGTGCGATACGCCTCGACCGCTCCCGCCTTTGCAGCAGCGACCATGAGCGTCACCTTTTCCTTGTCCCGCGCGAACGGCACGAAGTCGTAGACCGCTTCATCGGCGCTGAAGGGCGTAAAGCGGTCGAGCTCATAGGAGATGACATCGGTGAGGTTCTCGGCGGCAGCGGCCGGCAGCTCGGCTGATTTCACCACGACCCACGACTTGGGAAGGCTCAGCACGATGCCGGTCTTCCGGATATTCAGATCCCTCATCGCAAGGGCGACGGTCGACGCCGCCTCTTCAGGGGTGGGATAATGGTCCTCCGCGAACCGGTACCGCTTGTATCCCTGCAGCCGGTAGCGGGAGAGAAAGCGTGTCGCGTACAGCGCGGTAATGTGCCCCCGCTCGATCTCGATGCAGAGGCACGATGCCGAGGCAACGGCATCATGTGCCGGACTGAAGGTGAGGACTTTCCAGGCCGGCGCCCCTATCGCCTTGAGCCGCGCAGCCGCTGCAGCGGCTGCTGCGCTCATCCTGCTGATGACTACTGTTCCTTCCATTGTCGAATTTCCTCTGGGTTCTTGTAGTAAATGTATTTATACTTGTTGTTTTCGTTCTTGACGATCGCCCGTATGGCATGGCCCGCCTTCTTGCCCGGGCTTATACCTTCGGCTTGAATGGTAAAGGCGGTCCCCGCGTCGTAGCTGAGATACGCCTGCATCGTGGAAGCGAGCCCTCCCAGCACTTCGCTGAGGTCCTGCGGCGTCTTGATCTCCCTGGTCTCCCTGAAAGAGATGATGCTGTCGGCGACATCCTCGGTCATCCCCGGGACCGCCATCAGGACCTCCCGGGGCGCTGCGTTCGCATTGATCTGGCCGCTCCCGGAATAGACGGTAACGAAATCGAACAACCCCTTCTTTTCGCCATTGCCGTAGAGCACCGCCGGTGATACACCCTTGACGAGGAGGAGCTCCTCGACGCTCTCCAAATTGGCGTTCTTGGGCGCATACGGGGCGGGGAGTGATTGATAGTAGGCGTCTTCAGCGCCGTTGAGGCGGACCAGGTCATCGCCGTCCTTCCAATCGAGTATGGCATCGACGATGGCGTCCGGCTCCTCGCCGTCTCTCCCCTTGATGCCGAGGTTCGTTATCAGATTTCTTAATACTATCTCAGATACGGCGTTGATGTCTACCTTCCCCGACTCGCTGACGAGGCGGATCCTGCAAAGGCCCTTGCCGACCTCCACCTCGTGCGGTGTGCCGTCGATCTTCCAGGACTCCGCTATCTCTTCGGTGAGGGCGTCACTCCTGTGCTTGTCCCGGTACACGAGCTCCACGATCCCGCGGGCGATCCCCCCCTCGGCGATGAACTTGTTCTCGACGCTCTCCTTGAAGGCGAGCGTCGAGAAGACCTCGGTCCGCGCCATCGAAGCGAAGGCGAAGGCGATGACGATCATGATGGTCAGAATCCACATCACCATGATGAGCACGATGCCTCTCTGGGAGCCGCTGCCGGCGACCATGCTATTCCGCGCCTCCCGCCACGATGCCCGTCGTTGCCTGTGCGCTGCCGACCCGGAGCGGCACGATCAATGACGAAGGGCCTGTTCCGTTGTCGACCGTAACCCTGATCTTGCCGGGGATGGTCTCCTCGCTCGTCCACTCTTCCACCCACTCGCCTTTTTCGTCCGTCGGCCCCTTGTAGAAGAATTCGAAAAAGATATCGCGCGCGTTGCCGATGAGCTTCGTCTCGCGCGATCGCCCCGTTACGGGATGAGTCTCCGCGGCCACGAGCGTCTTCCGGTCGCGCTCGCCCGTATCGACCCGGTAGGCGACCATGACATAGCCTCCCTCGTCTCCCCAGATCGAATAATGGGAGGGAAACTCGAGGCGGGAGCGCTCCCCCTTGAACATGACCGCGCCCTCCTTGATCTGGTCGGAAGCTGTCCCGGCCGGAGGCGCAGGCGTCTCGGCCTGATTCAGGCCGGTCTCGATATTCTTTTTGAAGAAGGCCGACTGGATATGGGCGTCGATGATGCGCATCGAGGTGCGCAGCCGCTCCAGCGACTCCGCCTTGCGTTCCCCCGCTGCTACCGAACGCGACCCGATCTGCATCGCCCCTGCGGTGATAACGACGATGATGCCGATGAGCGTCACCGAGATCAGGAGCTCGAGGAGCGTGAAGCCCGCCTCCTTGTTTTCTGATTTTTCCCTTTGCATGTTAAATTTTCTTGTCCATCATCTTCATGGTCGTGAGCGTGAGCGACCGCTGCCGGGGGCCCTTCTGCCACCGTACGGTGAGCCGCACCGTAAGGAGCTGCACATCGAGGCTTTCGGTCCTCGCCTCGTCGCTCCTCTCGACAGCGGCATCGACCAGATAGCCGTCCTCGGTCTGCATGCTCCAGGCGCTCTCCTCCAGCTCATCGTCATCGAGCATCTCGCGCATCAGGGACTCGGCCCTGGTCACTGCGGCGACATAA
This is a stretch of genomic DNA from Nitrospirota bacterium. It encodes these proteins:
- a CDS encoding type II secretion system protein GspK, which translates into the protein MVAGSGSQRGIVLIMVMWILTIMIVIAFAFASMARTEVFSTLAFKESVENKFIAEGGIARGIVELVYRDKHRSDALTEEIAESWKIDGTPHEVEVGKGLCRIRLVSESGKVDINAVSEIVLRNLITNLGIKGRDGEEPDAIVDAILDWKDGDDLVRLNGAEDAYYQSLPAPYAPKNANLESVEELLLVKGVSPAVLYGNGEKKGLFDFVTVYSGSGQINANAAPREVLMAVPGMTEDVADSIISFRETREIKTPQDLSEVLGGLASTMQAYLSYDAGTAFTIQAEGISPGKKAGHAIRAIVKNENNKYKYIYYKNPEEIRQWKEQ
- a CDS encoding prepilin-type N-terminal cleavage/methylation domain-containing protein; amino-acid sequence: MQREKSENKEAGFTLLELLISVTLIGIIVVITAGAMQIGSRSVAAGERKAESLERLRTSMRIIDAHIQSAFFKKNIETGLNQAETPAPPAGTASDQIKEGAVMFKGERSRLEFPSHYSIWGDEGGYVMVAYRVDTGERDRKTLVAAETHPVTGRSRETKLIGNARDIFFEFFYKGPTDEKGEWVEEWTSEETIPGKIRVTVDNGTGPSSLIVPLRVGSAQATTGIVAGGAE
- a CDS encoding type II secretion system protein, producing MKFFRITHYASRITSRREEGFTLLETLVALSILGIALVVVFQLFSANMHSLAVSEDYVAAVTRAESLMREMLDDDELEESAWSMQTEDGYLVDAAVERSDEARTESLDVQLLTVRLTVRWQKGPRQRSLTLTTMKMMDKKI